From a region of the Takifugu flavidus isolate HTHZ2018 chromosome 18, ASM371156v2, whole genome shotgun sequence genome:
- the sez6l2 gene encoding seizure protein 6 homolog translates to MVSKSFTVVLSVTIIHLVSGMTFMTPESDTPPTSTPDTYPLGDLIHAALRSKEYLGESSGTTTNPTQAVPGLGRAESTATVISPGLLTTALSSSAASHTGARNPMSPLSIEEETTTTLITTTTITTMHVPVQCNATLSAMDDLVESPDAASTSSFSPLECTYSITVYAGYGVEMQVKKVNLSKKESLTIMGYGGLGPELLANETLMREGQVIRSTSNQVYIHYRSLQQTNHGVFSLHYQAYLLSCPFPLSPESGGVTVTDIHPGGQAHFHCDPGFQVRGHEMATCVNATVPRWSTPEPQCVAVSCGGWIRNATVGRILSPPPPSVSNHSNGSNLSCHWLIEAKEGHRLHLHFERIAFDENDDKLIVRSSNSSLSSSLFDSDLDDVPERGLLSEGSTLYLELTADSSSIPLLFSLRYEAFDDEHCWEPYMPHGNFSSSDISYQLGTTVTFACSPGFVMEQGSGTIECIDPSNPHWNDSEPVCKAQCGGGLTEASGTILSPDWPQSYSKGLDCVWQIHGNEEKRIELDIQILNIRHTDVLTIFDGQDLMSNVIGQYVRSRERFQVVSGGSEVTLQFQSDPDDSTFISSQGFVIHYREVEPNDTCPTLPRIEFGWVTSSHSSNVRGSVLTYQCQPGYDISGSDIVTCQWDLSWSSSPPTCTKVQQCPDPGEVVNGARSVRPETGFAVGTLVRFSCNQGYQLEGPSQISCHGRDTGTPKWSDRSPKCVLKYDPCPNPGVPDNGYQTLYKHSYQAGETLRFFCYEGYELIGEVIISCVPGHPSQWNNPPPFCKVAYEELLDDHNLEVSQSLDPSHQILSENIALAIILPIILVILLIGGIYMYYSNVCRLEWKPLFWKSLSHTHSYSPITVESDFNNPLYEAGDTREYEVSI, encoded by the exons ATGGTGTCCAAAAGCTTCACTGTGGTGCTGTccgtcaccatcatccacctaGTTTCAG GTATGACCTTTATGACACCTGAGTCCGACACCCCGCCAACATCGACCCCAGACACTTATCCTCTGGGTGACCTGATCCACGCCGCCCTGCGGAGTAAGGAGTACCTGGGAGAGTCTTCAG GTACCACCACCAACCCCACGCAGGCTGTTCCCGGGCTTGGCCGAGCTGAGTCGACGGCGACGGTCATCTCACCAGGACTGCTCACCACAGCTCTAAGTTCTTCTGCCGCCAGCCATACTGGAGCAAGGAATCCCATGTCCCCGCTGTCCATAGAGGAGGAGACGACCACCACTCTGATCACTACCACCACCATAACGACGATGCACGTGCCAG TGCAATGCAATGCAACCTTGTCAGCCATGGACGACCTGGTGGAGTCTCCAGATGCTGCCTCGACATCATCCTTTTCCCCGCTGGAATGCACCTACAGTATAACCGTGTATGCAGGCTATGGCGTTGAAATGCAG GTGAAGAAGGTGAATCTGTCGAAGAAAGAGTCCCTGACAATTATGGGCTATGGGGGTCTGGGACCTGAGCTCCTAGCCAACGAGACCCTTATGAGAGAGGGTCAGGTGATTCGCAGTACATCAAATCAGGTGTACATACACTATCGCAGCCTCCAGCAGACCAACCATGGCGTGTTCAGTCTCCACTATCAGG CGTATCTGCTGTCCTGCCCGTTCCCGCTGTCTCCCGAGAGCGGCGGAGTGACGGTGACAGACATCCACCCAGGAGGTCAGGCGCACTTCCACTGCGACCCAGGTTTCCAAGTTCGCGGCCACGAAATGGCCACCTGCGTCAATGCGACGGTACCACGCTGGAGCACGCCAGAACCGCAATGTGTCG CCGTGTCTTGTGGAGGGTGGATTCGCAACGCAACGGTGGGGCGGATACTGTCCCCACCTCCCCCGTCTGTTAGCAACCACAGCAATGGAAGCAACCTCAGCTGCCACTGGTTAATAGAGGCCAAAGAGGGACATCGACTCCACCTGCATTTTGAGAGGATTGCGTTCGATGAAAATGACGATAA GTTAATTGtgcgcagcagcaacagctcccTGTCTTCATCGCTCTTTGACTCAGACCTGGACGATGTCCCTGAACGTGGATTGCTGAGTGAAGGGTCCACTTTGTACCTGGAGCTGACGGCTGATTCCTCCTCCATTCCATTGCTCTTTTCTCTGCGATATGAGG cTTTTGACGACGAACACTGCTGGGAGCCCTACATGCCCCACGGGAATTTTAGCAGCAGTGACATCTCGTATCAGCTGGGCACCACTGTCACGTTTGCCTGCTCCCCTGGATTTGTTATGGAACAAGGTTCAGGCACAATTGAGTGCATCGATCCTAGCAATCCCCACTGGAACGACAGCGAGCCCGTGTGCAAAG ctcagtgtgggggggggttgaccgAGGCCTCGGGCACCATCCTGTCTCCCGATTGGCCGCAGAGTTACTCCAAAGGGCTGGACTGTGTGTGGCAGATCCACGGTAACGAGGAGAAGCGCATTGAACTGGATATCCAGAT TTTAAACATCCGTCACACCGATGTGCTGACTATTTTCGACGGACAGGACCTCATGTCTAACGTGATTGGACAGTATGTGCGGTCCAGGGAACGTTTCCAGGTTGTCTctggggggtcagaggtcacccttCAGTTTCAAAGCGATCCCGACGACTCCACTTTCATCTCGAGCCAGGGATTCGTCATCCATTACCGTG AGGTGGAGCCGAATGACACCTGTCCCACCCTCCCCCGAATTGAGTTCGGCTGGGtcacctcctcccactcctctaATGTCAGAGGCAGTGTGCTGACCTATCAATGCCAACCAGGATATGACATCAGTGGCTCTGACATTGTTACCTGTCAGTGGGACCtgtcctggagcagcagcccaCCTACGTGCACTAAAG TCCAACAGTGTCCGGATCCTGGGGAGGTGGTGAACGGAGCGCGCTCGGTGCGCCCTGAAACCGGCTTTGCTGTCGGAACGCTGGTGCGTTTCTCCTGCAACCAGGGCTACCAGCTGGAAGGACCCAGTCAGATCTCCTGCCATGGAAGAGACACCGGCACCCCCAAATGGAGTGACCGCAGTCCAAAATGTGTCT TGAAATATGATCCGTGCCCAAACCCTGGTGTTCCCGATAATGGATACCAGACCTTGTACAAGCACAGTTACCaggcaggagaaaccctgcgcTTCTTCTGTTACGAAGGCTACGAACTCATCGGTGAGGTTATTATCAGCTGTGTTCCTGGACATCCCTCTCAGTGGAACAATCCACCTCCATTTTGCAAAG TGGCATATGAGGAACTTTTGGATGATCACAACTTAGAAG TGTCCCAGTCTCTGGACCCCTCCCATCAGATCCTGAGTGAGAACATCGCTCTGGCAATAATTCTGCCAATCATCCTGGTCATCCTGCTGATTGGAGGGATTTACATGTACTATTCAAA CGTGTGCAGACTAGAATGGAAGCCGCTGTTCTGGAagtccctctctcacacacactcctacagTCCCATTACAGTCGAGTCTGATTTCAACAACCCTCTGTATGAGGCAGGG GACACGCGGGAGTATGAAGTCTCCATCTGA
- the cabp5b gene encoding calcium-binding protein 5b: MSIKQACIFLRGSSRRARVLTQEEIEELREAFVEFDKDKDGFITCKDLGNLMRTMGYMPTEMELIELSQNINMNLGGRVDFEDFTELMTPKLLAETAGMIGLKELKDAFREFDIDGDGSITSEELRYAMIKLLGEKANKTEIDAIVRDADSNGDGTVDFEEFVKMMSQQ, from the exons ATGAGTATCAAACAAGCCTGCATATTTCTCAGAGGGAGCTCCAGAAGA gCCAGGGTTCTTACACAGGAAGAAATTGAAG AGCTGCGTGAAGCTTTTGTCGAGTTTGATAAAGACAAGGACGGTTTTATAACCTGCAAGGACCTGGGGAACCTGATGAGGACGATGGGTTACATGCCGACCGAAATGGAGCTCATAGAGCTGAGCCAGAACATCAACATGAACC TGGGTGGACGGGTGGATTTTGAGGATTTCACGGAGCTGATGACTCCCAAGCTTCTGGCTGAAACAGCGGGGATGATTGGGTTAAAGGAGCTGAAGGATGCATTCAGGGAG TTTGATATAGATGGAGACGGGTCTATCACCTCAGAGGAGCTGAGATATGCCATGATAAAGTTATTGGGGGAGAAAGCCAACAAAACCGAGATCGACGCGATTGTCAGAGATGCTGACAGCAACGGAGACGGGACAGTTGACTTCGAAG AGTTTGTGAAAATGATGTCGCAGCAGTGA